A stretch of DNA from Halictus rubicundus isolate RS-2024b chromosome 13, iyHalRubi1_principal, whole genome shotgun sequence:
TCGAAAATATCTCTGAAATACTTCACCTAGACGCAGGATATTCGAACGAGACGTGAAATACAAGTAAGTAAACCGTTCTACAAGCAATAACCGTTTCTGAAATGATTGGCGCGCAAGTGCTTGATTTTCCTGTGCGTTTCCAGGTCTCTCGTCCAAATTGCGAGGcacagccaaaaaaaaaaagaaagtgatTATTTTATCGCGACTGTTGTTCAGCCAATCATTTTCACATGAAAATAATTGTAAGACTGTCGCGTTGAACGTTCGTGCGTCGTCTTCGGTTTATTTGCgtatccccccccccttctgTGATTTCTCTCGATGCGCATTCTTATTTGTATAATATTCGAGTACAATTTTTTAGGCAAGAAAAAATGACACCGGAAGGGTATACACGAGTGTACGTCGGCGGCCTGAATGAGAGCATCAAGAAGGAGGATCTACAGACAGAGTTTGAGAAATATGGGAAGCTGAACAAAGTTTGGGTCGCGTTCAACCCGCCAGGGTTTGCCTTTATTGAGTTTTTAAATATGAACGAGGCGGAACTCGCGTGTAGCAGTATGAACGGCACAGAAATTATGGGTGCCAAGTTGAGAGTCGAAATCTCACGAGGTAGAGGTCGCGGTGGAAGCAGGGGTGGTATGGGAGGATTCAGAGGAAATCGAGGTGCCTCTAATAGGGGCTACGGGTCTGCGGTCTCCACTGCACTCAGTTACAGAGGCAATAACGCGTACCCAGATTACGGGAATTACTATGCAGGCAAGGGTGGTGGAAGTAGAGGTAGAGACTACTACGGCGAAGATTATATGACCAATCGTGCGAGTGGGTATGTCACACGAGAGGGATACGCGCAAGATGTCTATAATAGCGGAGAAACCAACGCTGATTATTATACCAACAAAGGCACTGGCACATCGAGGTATCGAAGTCGTTCTCCGGCTGGTCGTGGCAGGTACTACTGATACCAGTCCTTGTAAAATGATTTTACATTATATGCTATACTTACACGAGCCTAGTGAAACTGTTTCActcagcgaacaaagaccaaAACTATACACAAAAGCAATTATTAATTTGCTTGTATTATCGATAACAGGCAACCAGTAATCTGTTTCTTTGAAAATCGtctgaatatatttttcaaaaatgcaaAGATTTTAGCCTGGTATAGGTAACTTATTCCATTGACACTGTTTGGCAGATAGATATTGTGAGCTGATACAAAAATCCAAAATTACATTAAGGAATTTCCTGAACAAGTAATtcaacatatatgtatatatgtatatatatgtgtatgtgtatatatatatattatatacatatgtatactttattttttacattcaCTCGGACCTATGGTCATTAGTGCGTGAGAAAAtacaaacacaaaaaaaaaaaatcatttgttGCATGACACTAGAGTCAGCAATTTATGCTGAACGAATTTATTGCATGTACAGATGTATTATGCAATTATAAATAGGCTCTCAATCAATGAGAGTTATCCGCCAAATAGAGGCGAAAGTAATGTGACATCCTGTTTTGCACTTCCATGTTCACAGTCATCGTCATCTTCGTGAATGCACATAAAAGATCTACACTGCATTGCCAATCTGAACCGCGGGCCAATCA
This window harbors:
- the Rsf1 gene encoding repressor splicing factor 1; amino-acid sequence: MTPEGYTRVYVGGLNESIKKEDLQTEFEKYGKLNKVWVAFNPPGFAFIEFLNMNEAELACSSMNGTEIMGAKLRVEISRGRGRGGSRGGMGGFRGNRGASNRGYGSAVSTALSYRGNNAYPDYGNYYAGKGGGSRGRDYYGEDYMTNRASGYVTREGYAQDVYNSGETNADYYTNKGTGTSRYRSRSPAGRGSHRHLRECT